DNA sequence from the Coregonus clupeaformis isolate EN_2021a chromosome 30, ASM2061545v1, whole genome shotgun sequence genome:
gctctgtcattgcttgtcattgcttgtccatatatgtatattttcttaaattccattccttaatagttttgtgtgtattaggtatatgttctgaaattgttagatattacttgttagatattactatgactggaacaaattgcaaaaatctctgaagctggagacacttatctccctcactaactttaagcatcagttgtcagagcaccttaccgatcactgcacctgtacacagcccatctgaaattagcccgcccaactacctcatccctatattgttatttattttgctcatttgtaccccagtatctctatttgcacatcatctcttgcacatctatcattccagtgttaatactaattgtaattattttgcactatggcctatttattgccttacctccataacttgctacatttgcacacactgtatatatatgtatttctgttgtatttttgactttgttttgttttaccccatatgtaactctgtgttgttgtttttatcgcactgctttgctttatcttggccaggtcgcagttgtaaatgagaacttgttctcaactggtttacctggttaaataaaggtgaaataaatacaaaataaataaaaaactgtcggagctagaagcacaagcatttcgctacacccgctataacatctgctaaatacgtgtatgtgacaaataacattagaTTTTATGTATATTAACAGGAAGGATTAGGAAGGATAAACCGACATCACTATATGCCTTGCAACTGCATTTCCTCACTCATCTTCAATGGTTCAGAAAGTGGTCTAGGGAATTGGAATTCAGTGTCTGACTAACTCTCTTCCGATCATCCATTCcaagtaaacatatgtttcccccttctcccccctccctctctttctctctttcacgcAATTCAATTAAAAgagctttattgacatgggaaacatatgtttacattgccaaagcaagtgaaatagataataaacaaaagtgaaataaacagacACAAATCACTCCATGACAGAGCAAAACGCATGCTCCGTTCAAAGTCAGAGGCCTAGATTATTACAACACTAAGGCATTGGTGGTTCAGTGGTAGAATTCTCGCCTGCCACGCGGGGGCCAGTCGCGTATAGCTGTAACAGCCGTTTTGTCGAAACAGCGCCACTGAATCAGTGTGTGGCCGAAAATATATTACATCCGTAGTGGTTTAGGACTACCATAGAGAATGAATGGGAAACGCTTTAGggctctttttatttttttcaggCTGCCTTTTTCTTGAAACGCTTTTATTGGGGGTTCAATTCTAAACAAGGAAACtgtattctgatattttttccccaTGTATTGGGGAATTGAATGATAGATTATAATTAGATTTTGTCACTATTGGTTTTATTTGATCATGCAGTGTATTTTCCCAAGCCCAAAACACAGTGTACTTGAAGTGTATTACTTGGAACGTTTATATTGTACCTTTGTACACTAAATAGTTATATTTACTATACTATTTAGTATAAGTATAATTCAGTGTTTTAATATAGACCCACTTTTACTTGCTATTTTTGTATACTGATAACATATGATTGATGAATAATATTTCAGAACATTGATAATATACtccaaatgtattcaaaatattaTACATTCCCCATCTTATTTCAGGTGTACTAGTTTATATCCAGTGTATTAAAATAATAGTATTTTGTAATGGGATTTTCTGCTTTTGTGAAAGTGTTATTTTAAAGACCAAATTACTTCATTCATTTATGCTGATGTGAAATTAATTTAAAGATAACACCTTTCAAAATAATTAACACATTTATGTACTGCACATATTCTACCATAAGATTTTCCTCTTCAGTTAAAGATTGCAGTGGATTATTCTTACTTATCAGCCCTACCTGTTGAGGAAACAAAAGTACTTCATCCGATGACCTGGTAAAAACCTTCTTCAGCCCTGCAGTCGACTTGAATGCACAGACCAGCCTTTGACCTCCTTGCCAATCTTAACTTAGATTTAGGGTTACACAAACCAAACTTTTCTGTCAGTTGATTTTTCATGTACCTTGTGCCACAATGTAATTATAAGCAACCCTGTCTGACTTCATGTACAGTATGTTCAATATGTAAACATGAATTAAAGGCAAGAGAATTGTATTGAACttcaaaattgttttattaaaagattatggccattttgtttgtttgtgtgtgtgtgtgtgtggatgcgtgtgtgtgtgtgtaaatcaaCATTTCCTCTTTTCATCCATCCATCTTTTCTTTTCATCATGATAAAAAGCAGATGCCTGGAACTCCTTCCAGGTCATTTCTTTCTCCATACCCTTGGCCTGGTAGAGGGAGAACATCTTGGCAGGACAATAAATATATTTCCCTGCCACTCCGGGGAACCCTGTGTGAATGTGAGGACTATTAGGGCCCTGTTTTAGTTCCAAATGGCAGAACCTGCACAAACGGCCAGAGGGTACCACATCTGCTGACTTCCTCTTTTGTTTGTCCTTCTGTTGTTCCACTTTCTGTTTTATGGATTCAAGTTCTTGTTGAAAGAAGGGTGTTGACATGAAATCCTCAAAAGACATTTTGGGGTTTGTGAGGCCCTCTGCTCCATATGTTTTAAATACTTTTGTGGAGCAGTAGAAGTACCTAACATGCCCACTCTGATAAAAATAATGAATTGAGGAGCCATCATTCATGTAACGGGACTTGGGTTGGCCACATGAAAGGCAGGTTTTTGTCATTTTTTTCttttgctgctgttgttgctcTGACTGTTGCTGCTTTTCCATCAGTCCCAAAACAATTTTCTCTATGGCAGCTTCAGTAAGAGGAGCATTTTGTGTGGGCAGTGCGGGTGGGTTCACAACTGCAGGTGGGAGTGCTGTTACAGGGACACAGGTTGTGTCACTACCCATGGTTAAGTGCTGCCACAGTTGTTGGGTCTCCAAGAGCTTTTCAGGACTGGTGTTAAGGGAGGAACTGGTGTTTTTTAATTTGGCCAGGTGTTTAATATACCTTCCAATGTGGTGTTTGGTGGTTGGGTGAAGCAGGCTGTTGGGGTCTGCACATGAACTTTGCACCATGGAAGCATAGACAAAGTCCACCAGTTTCAGCATGTCCTTCTGTCCATGATGCCTGGCAAGCAGACCATCAATAGCCACCCTCATTGGGCCAGGCCACCGATTGTGGTCCAACACAAAGACCCGGCCACCAGTCTTGATAGGCCCCGTGCGTGCACTTCTTGGTGAGGCGGTCATAGGCAGTGGAGGTGTGCAGGGCAGATCTGAAAGAGAGGAACAGTTCTTCAGTGAAAGTAATTATGCAGAATGCATGTGTCTGCAAGCATATTTAGGTGCGTGTGACTGAGTTAGTGTGAGAGAGATATGCCTATGTTTGTGGTATTATTCTGAATTACCTATGTCCATCTGGGGCTCCTCAGTGCTTTCTCTCTTTAAAGCCTCAGTAGCAGGAGCTGCAGAATCAGGAAATCTGACAGTCGGCGGCAGCTGTGTTGCTGAGGGTTGACATTTCTcaacagggagaggggtcagGAATACGGACATGTCTGTCCTCTTCTGAGATCTGTGCTTTTCCCAGTCGAGAGGAACAGCACGGCACCCTTGCTCAACGTACTCGAGTCCAAACCTCTCTCCCGTGTCCCTGTTGGAGACTTGTAGTGCTGGATATTTGGCGCTCCCCGTCACATTCACAGAGGCCATGTTCAAGTCTGTGATCAGTAGTGGGTCAAACACTGCAGGCAAAACCACACCCGGCTGTTTGAGATCCACCAATCTCTGGAAATTCCAGCGTGCCACACCAGTCATACCCTGGGCCTGAAATAACTCTGGGGAGACTTTGTTCCCAGTCACCCACTGAGCCTGGTGGAAGTGGTAGCCCTCTTGCTGTGAAGTGCCTCTGATTGGAATCCACACGGGCACAGATGCCCCTTCACCCTGGACATGGTTGAGTTGCAGCGTGCCACCGTATCTGTACAGAATCCCATCCTCCCGTTCTGGGTCACTGAGACAGCCCCTCAGCATGTGGACTCGCTGGATCCTCCAGGCTTTCAGCATGGACGGTTTGAAGAGAGGGATGTCATTTACATCTTTTAACAGGTGGAAGTGAAGGAGAACTTCTTCCACTCTCTTCACAAGCTCTCGTGGCTGAGGGATCTTTGTCCTGCAGTGCTCCCGGATATGCTGCTTTGTTGGATTTGCTGGCACGATCCCACAGAAGACATAGGCCTCCTTCAGTCTCTTCAGATCCTGCTGATCCACAATTGTGAAGGCAGCCGAGAGGAACTGACAGAAAGAGCTGTATAAGGAATGATGCTCTGAGACACACTCCCGGCAGAATCGTCTCATACAGTGGAACAAGTCCAGCTTTACAGAGATGAACTCATTAAACTTTGACCTCGAAGCACAGATGTTGGTCAAGTCCCCGGATGTCACCTCTGCAACAGTAGCCTCTGTAGTCCTCCAGGCTTCCCTCAAAAGGTGCTCAGCTGGATGAGAATTCTGGACCCTGAAGGCTGCACAGCAGTCCCTATGTACAAAGAAACATAACAATGTCCAGAAATAGAAGAGGATTAAAAAAAAGTTACATGATTAAATATATAATTAATTTTCTTCCCTATTTGAGATTTAAATGAAATTATTAATATCATTAAATAACATATGTAAGCTGAAAAGGCTTATACAATTGTTAAACAAATTATATAATAAATACCTGTCCACCCAATGGTAATTGGCCTTTTCAATTCCAGCAGCAGTGTAGCGTGTGGCCAGACCTTCATACATGGGCTCCAAAGACCTTTCACTCTCGGACTGCACCATCACCCAAGAGATGATCATCCAGTTCTCGTTCATCACAGCATAAGATGACATTGTGCCTGATGTAAGAGTGACTTTCCTGGCAATCTTCCGGGTGTGGTCGGATCTCAACACCTGTCCAAATGTGCCCTGTAAGAGCTGCGTGATTGATGGCTCCTGCCTCTGAAACTCCTGCAGAAGACAGTCTGTAAGGTAATATGACGACACAGACATTCCACACCAGCCGTCTGTGTCTTCATACCCCCCAAATGCAGCAGGTGTACTGTCCCTCCTCAGGTATTTGCTGATGGTGCTCTGACCATACAACCCTGCCTCAGCATCCTTGATGTTCTGCACACTTAGCAGGTAGGCCAGGTTTGCTCTTTCATACTTTAGGTGCATCATCTCCATCAGCTGATTGGCCAGTGCGTCTTAATTCATCTACCACAGATTTACAGATCGCTTTCTTGTAGGTAAGGAGGGCTGGCAACATGTTGGTATACCTTTTAGGGAGCTTTGCCAGCCACAGAGGATTGTCAGCAAACCAATTCCTTTTGCATGCTTTGCAGCAAAGCCGAGATGCAAACAAGTAATATTGATTGACAATGCCAACAACCACTCGAGGCCTTCCTACACCTGATGAAGTTATCTGTGGTCGAGAACAACTGTGAAGACATGGGAGAACATAATTGTTTCTCAGCCTTCCCATGATGCTGTCATTCTCTGGTTTCCAGATGAAGAATGGATGTAGCTGGAAATATTTGGGGGATGGAAGCCCACAGGCAGTCTCAATGAGCTCAGGCTGAGGTGGTAGACGCCACAAAGAGACAGAGTTAGTAAGGTGCCTCACAGGTGGACTTCCCGGCCACAGTCCCATGGCTTCCAGCTCCATCTTCATCCATACCTTTTGCTGTTGAGAGCAGTTCCAGTGAATCATTTCTTGGTCATATCTGGGCAGTGGAAGTGAGGGTGGAAATCCAGGGCGTGTTGATGCTGGCGGCACAGGCTGAGATGCAGGGCGTGTTGATGCTGGTGGCACAGGCTGAGATGCAGGGCGTGTTGATGCTGGTGGCACAGGCTGAGATGCAGGGCGTGTTGATGCTGGTGGCACAGGCTGAGATGCAGGGCGTGTTGATGCTGGTGGCACAGGCTGAGATGCAGGGCGTGTTGATGCTGGTGGCACAGGCTGAGATGCAGGGCGTGTTGGTGCTGGCGGCCCAGGCTGACGTGCAGGGTGTGTTGGTGCTGGAATCACAAATACCAAAAGGTAAAAAAATCAACATGTAGACTACAGTGATTACTTACTTATAGTACACTTATTTCACAAATACACAATTGAATGACCTTGTAGACTAAATATATCATACATGCACATGCACAGAAATTCAGAGGACATGCAAAAAGGGAACTCAAATGAACACTTACCCTCATGGAGACGGAGGTTTTGATGGACATGTTGTCATGAACATGTCCTTTTGATTTTGTTAGTAGAACACAAGCAAAATAACAATTAGGAACATGGCCAGAACATAGCCAGAACAAAGCCAGAACAAGGCCAAAATAATAACCAAGGTATATTGTTAGGCAGAATAATTCAGTGAATAGTCCTGCCAAACTGATGGAGAAAAACCTCTGCCAGTAGACACAGATGGTGCTCCTACAGCTGCTGATGCTGGTGAATCTGAAATAAAgtttaacatacacacacatgatctTGGTTACAAGCAGTTACATTACAGTTTACAATGAGTAGATTTGAAGTAATTTGCCTAAAGTAGCAACGATACACAATAGTTAATGTAGTTGTCAAAATAGCTAGAAAATAAGTGACAATAATTCCTCACAAATGTAGCACAACTATTTGTTGAATAATCCTTACATTCCTAACTCAAATGGAAACTCAGTAAAATGGTTATGTGTTTAAAAATACATAGAAAACATGTTTAACTCAGAGCATGGTCTGGATTTTGGAAGGTGAAATACTCAGTATAGCTTTCTCCAGGAAAACTTCATTCATCCATTGCTATGCAATAAAACATAATGAAAACCAAAAAGATATATGATGCCACAAGCAATATTTTTCAGATGATTTGTGTTTACTTTTGACATACCTTGGGAGTAAGGAGTTGCAGTAGAGGCTGGTGATGTAACGGTTGATGGCAATGACTCTTTTTTCATTAGCAGGTACTGCTGCAGTTTGTGCATTTTTGAACCTGTACCACATTTCCTTGACATAATGAAGAAAGCCTACCCAGCAGCTCTGCTCTCCCATATTTCTCCCCATGTACTTTTGGCCCGATTACACAAAGCCAACCAGAGTGTCACAATCTGAGGTCACAGCGGGAGAATTCGTTTTGTGAGACTCAAACTTTGAAAGCTCCTCAATATCTTTGAAGCTCATGGCATATTCCAAAAAGGACTGCAAACTGATTTTGCTGCTCCCCTCTGTACTGAAATGGCCTGCCTCTTTTTCTTTTTCCAAATTTTTGATGAGGTACATAGTGTATCCAACATCATTTTCCAGCAGCCACCTGAAGGACTTGCCTCTGTACTTCCCAAACTGTAGTATGTACTCCCCCAACACCTCAGCTTTATCTGACACATCCCCCCCTCTTTGTAAGACAACGCTGATGGCATTCTTCCTGACAACCTCTTCCTTCAGAGGAGCAGACTTGTCCTGCATAGAAGGGTTGTCTTTGATCTTCTTGGCGGCATCAGAGGGGACTTGTAGAAGGTAACCTAACGCGCCTCTCGAAAGGTAACTTGGACCTTGCCAGGGAAAAACACCGAAGGCCTGTGTGACAtgttaatctaaatgatgaagCAAAGAGTAAAcaaaattaattatttaattatttttaatgaTACCTTTCAGGCTAATGTACTAATTATACAGTACAATGTATAATATACACACACAACCTTCAACTATACAGATCTATAACCAATCCCCAAATATACACAACCTCATCTGGACAAACCAATACCCCTCCCCACATATACACTGGACAACACTTGCAATAGTAATTAACAATTAACAATCTTGTAATTAACTTTATTATGAACTTTAGCTTTCAGACTATTCTGTAATATCTATACAGAAATAGCTACATCATTTAAGTGACTTATTATGAACGCATTCACATTGTATAATTCGTGAAAACATAGAATACTTGTTTATTTAGATCGCGCTATAATACTATAATACTTACAAATATATATGAGAAACGTATAGTTTCCACAAGTCCACGTTTCATTCAGATTACGTTCTAACAAAATTACTCTGAATATCCGCTGTATTTACTATTATTGCATTATTAAAAGATCCGAagacaaataaaaaaaaagacaatCGATGATAAAGAACTCATATTTTGTATGTAAAAACACGACTTACCTTTGGCAGTCCTTACGAATTAGAAGCTGTTGTGTGTCTGACGTAGCTAAAACCGCTAATGTAACAAAACGTAAAATGCTCGGATCAAATGCTGAAATGTAAAAGAAATTCCTAATCAGAAAAAGTAAATAAGGCTCAGATGAGTTGTTCCCGGGTGTTTGTTGTGGTTCGTTGTAATTCGGCTATTATCTTCGCCACCTCTTGCGTAAAACCTGCCACAGCGCCTCGGAGGGCATACGTGGCCATACATATATTGCATCCGTAGTGGTTTAGCACTACCATAGGGAATGAATGGGAAACGCTTTAGGGCACTTTAGCCAAAGAATCCTCGGCTCCCGCGCGGgaggcccgggttcgattcccggccaATGCATCAATTTCTTTTTTGGGGCATTTTGGGATCTACTTACAGAAGTAAGTGCTGGAAATTTCAGTC
Encoded proteins:
- the LOC121577567 gene encoding uncharacterized protein LOC121577567, with amino-acid sequence MEMMHLKYERANLAYLLSVQNIKDAEAGLYGQSTISKYLRRDSTPAAFGGYEDTDGWCGMSVSSYYLTDCLLQEFQRQEPSITQLLQGTFGQVLRSDHTRKIARKVTLTSGTMSSYAVMNENWMIISWVMVQSESERSLEPMYEGLATRYTAAGIEKANYHWVDRDCCAAFRVQNSHPAEHLLREAWRTTEATVAEVTSGDLTNICASRSKFNEFISVKLDLFHCMRRFCRECVSEHHSLYSSFCQFLSAAFTIVDQQDLKRLKEAYVFCGIVPANPTKQHIREHCRTKIPQPRELVKRVEEVLLHFHLLKDVNDIPLFKPSMLKAWRIQRVHMLRGCLSDPEREDGILYRYGGTLQLNHVQGEGASVPVWIPIRGTSQQEGYHFHQAQWVTGNKVSPELFQAQGMTGVARWNFQRLVDLKQPGVVLPAVFDPLLITDLNMASVNVTGSAKYPALQVSNRDTGERFGLEYVEQGCRAVPLDWEKHRSQKRTDMSVFLTPLPVEKCQPSATQLPPTVRFPDSAAPATEALKRESTEEPQMDIDLPCTPPLPMTASPRSARTGPIKTGGRVFVLDHNRWPGPMRVAIDGLLARHHGQKDMLKLVDFVYASMVQSSCADPNSLLHPTTKHHIGRYIKHLAKLKNTSSSLNTSPEKLLETQQLWQHLTMGSDTTCVPVTALPPAVVNPPALPTQNAPLTEAAIEKIVLGLMEKQQQSEQQQQQKKKMTKTCLSCGQPKSRYMNDGSSIHYFYQSGHVRYFYCSTKVFKTYGAEGLTNPKMSFEDFMSTPFFQQELESIKQKVEQQKDKQKRKSADVVPSGRLCRFCHLELKQGPNSPHIHTGFPGVAGKYIYCPAKMFSLYQAKGMEKEMTWKEFQASAFYHDEKKRWMDEKRKC